The nucleotide window TTATCCACAGAGGACAAAAAAATTCCGCCCAGCAAGTCGGGAGATGGAAGATTAAGTTCGTTAGTCtcttaatattactattaatagaGATATTACTATTAATCCTGATGAAGGTGTAGATATTCTAGCGAAAAAGAAAAATCGACgactagctttctaataattcatcACTTTTATTGGAGTAAATTTGTGAGTGTGAAATATAAATGtggattgtgaaaaaaataatatctaaaattatgATTCTATTGCACTGTAGATGATGAATTAAAtctaagtcttttttttttattttgtatttttcaaaagcaattaattatataaaaccgtttcgatataaactgatttttattgttattttaattttatcatcatcatcgtcagccccctatttttattaaataatccaaCAAAGGATGTAAAATGGAAGCTATTTACTGATAAACCGTGACCAGTACTCCATTATATGCGTTTGCTTTTATTCACTGTCAGTCTGAAtgtctttaatataaatatccatAAGTGCTTAATATTTGTAGGCATATACTttcgcgcgtgtgtgtgtgtatgcgtatatatacatattagaaTCGCAACAGTTTTTTACAAAATACCGTAGAAGTAGGATGTTTATAATAATCGttaaacataatacaaataaaattatttgttgcaaTTTTTAACTACCATCACAATAATATTGCAATTATTCAgtgtaaagaaacatttttctatactaaaatatccattattaatctatattttattaaattgtaattgttaCCTGTTGTAATATAATGCTATgcgtgtattttttataattaaataatattatgatacagaacattaattaattgtaagcGTTCTTTCTTGGATAATTAACTTACTCAACTACTTCAGTGTTacagttgaaaaataattcataaatgatATAAATCTACTTCGGttgatttaatcaaataattatgaatttggcAATATTCTctgataaaagtaatgaaaaaatgtttataaacatcaAGACATATATTGTATTACCTTGAAACGGCTGAAATACAAATCTCTCAGGGTTTTAAAAGcggttttattttatgtaatcacagtaattaaactttattcttaattttttgtctattattacgttttgtttattattattgaaaacgcTAATATAAATGGAGgtcgtttataaaaatatttttttcgtgaaTTAGTCTGTTATCCAAAAATTTTCGTTTTAGCGAAATTTTGTTTCTGCTCTTTTTTCCCAATATAAGCAATTTacttttacgtaatttatttctGTCAATATAAGCCTCACATTATGAGGCTTCTTAAAATCTTGTAAATTGAAGCTATAAACAGACGGTTACATAACAGTCAGTTATGAACAAAtattcaatcaaaattttaaacagatgatGTAATTAATAGTCATATAAATGCATATGAGTCAGTCAAGTAATGTATGTAGCTGAGATTACAATTAGTAAACAAGGtacaatattcaatattaatagtACAAACCGATCATACCGCTGCTACGCAGATCTAGTtgacattttaatatgtttttttttatgaccaaagaattttcataaaataattaattttcatcgaGAAATAATACGTAATAAGGTTTATCAGCAGagttatatttacgtaaaaacttATTTACCGACCGATATCAACGAAATCtcaatttcttgaattgtttttgttatacttgcgtttttttaattgaaattatgatgtttaaaaccaaaattaggACTTAGAAATCTAAGTCCCCGGTACTTGACTTCGCAATAGTTTCGATAAGACAGAGATCCTCTACACAAAGTAGTTAGTTTCTTGTTTCTGTAACTCTACGATCGTCTCCtaaacgaaaatattaattaaaatttttgaacgattcggttactttaaaaaattattaatgttaatgaatAGGTAGAAATATTAACGAATTATCGGGAAAGAgtagatttacaaaaataaattgataaatagttatttttatcattttccagTATGATGAATCAAGAAGTTTTCTTCTAGtacagaaattatttcaattaaggGTTTAAGACGTGTCTTGGGAAATCTACTTTCACAAAAATCTATTTGATATTGAAAAACTCATCGCTAGAGATGAATTAGGGAAATCAATCCAAGTCGGCAATATGAATAAAGTataaagagattattaaaaataagtaaaaaaaaggaaaaaccaaaAATCCCCGTGATAAACCAAAGTGTACAAAATGTAGATCTCAAACAACTCAGAGGAGATCAGTTTttgcataattaattattcactagtaacagaacatatttttaattgcCGTTATTTAGACAATGAGTAAACCGATTTATGACTTATTTATATTCACAATGCCCCACCTATTCATTAGTAACCGACAACAAAAGTCggcatttaatatttatgaagataaaattataatgatttctttaagaaaatttagattttattgtcTTTTTGAATAATGTAGCTGACTCAAATCGATTGTATGCCTACATATTTTACATCAATGTTTTTTAAGTCGGTTATAAGGCCAACATTAAATAATTTGCTCAGTACGTGTCTAATTTACGTGCTCGGTGTGATGTTACTATGGTAATACTATTGTAAGTAacggtaatgaaataaaatattcgttttgAATCTTTATTCGAGTAATTTATCGGttttgatagaattttattatgactcttcaaataaattatctttgtGATTTGTGCTatgaacaaaaaatgtaataatgattcCTCCaacttttgcattatttttacatCGTATAATCTACATATACGTAATCTACGCTCTCAAGAAATGCGAGGACCtcatttttagtaattgatttcagaaaaaaaaatgttttatttttcaataaaataattcaccttaattaaaaaatgtacaggtAGAATCAAAAGTAATCCAACGAAAAAATTGATCAGTTTATCTGACTTAGTCCATTAGTCGTTTAAGACCTAGTATGGCCAAATTtagagatattaaaattttatttatctaattagaaTACTGTTGCCGACTACAATTTAATTTACCATATAGATatcttaaatattacaattaattacactatgttttcttttatcgtgaatagaaatattaagaaaaattcttcAAACTCTTACTGCTAAGACcacttattattattcttaatacaaCTTAAAGTATGtagatctaattttataaaatagtggtGTTATTTAACACTGCCAATGTTAAAATCGTATTTATTATGCAGAAAAAATTCCGAGAACAATCACTGGAGCTTTTTCCATGGATGTTACAAGCTATGTTATCGATATTTCTCATTTAGTTCGGCATACATTCGCTTAAATTTAATAGGTACAAACAATCGTTTAAAAATTCGTATTATTAGTACGCATACAATCATACTTATTATACAGAGTATAAGCATGATTTATCATTTCTACATAAGATAAGCATTAAACAAGTCtcgtgttatatatatatatatatatataaatttaataggtaCAAACAATCGTTTAAAAATTCGTATTATTAGTACGCATACAATCATACTTATTATACAGAGTATAAGCATGATTTATCATTTCTACATAAGATAAGCATTAAACAAGTCtcgtgttatatatatatatatatatatatatatatatatataataaatatatatattaagatatatttataccAAAAACTCTGAGCATGTACAGAACTGTGTTCTGTACATGCTCCtcaaaatagatattattttagaaataagtaCTGCAggtacatatttttcttcttttttttttcatttttatcctggttagaaaatttatttgagctaataaaaatgaaaatgaaaaatatttaaaaaaatatatatataaatatatattaaagaaaaatataaaaatatttactaaaccactgaaaaaatttgaaaattttatatggcaatatttgtttagaatattaactttttttttatgaattttaaaagttatttattcctttatcccataaaataataaaaaataaactcataaaCTTGCAATTAGAGCAGCAGAATATAGTAAAAACATAGTTAACGAATAATACCATCCCGCATATGTTCCTCAGCAGTAGCATTAGGATGaaagttaattttacattttcttgataggataataaaatttttcttaattgttctgacttaagtaatttattctatattttgatGAAATCAAAGTATATGTTGTACTTAGCTGgtgaaagaacataaaaaagtaagtaaataaatttaacgtaaaacTATTTAACTTTAAACTGATAGCCCCGATTAACGGATTAGTGAGTGAGgtatctgtaaataaaaagaataataaataaataaatagatctttttattttgatttatagataattatactttatatataaacacGTCAGAAATAAGTAAACGCCACTTTACAGGgccatatatttatattgtttttacataCTATAAAAGTCCcatcaagaaaataattattattaaatttaaacgtttGTAGTATCAAGTGATACTCTTGAGTTGAACAATAAAGATTCCAAAAATGTTACCACTGTCACAACTTTGCACTTCTATAAAATTCCTTGctcatattaattacattttagtttattaaaagtgAGATTGTATTCGACCAGTTAAAGTGAAATCGTTCCGGCTCGGATAAGTTGAACCGAGACACATGTAGGAGATTCACGACTACGCACATAGAAAATCACTGCACAGAACTTTACAGATAAGACTTTGATAAATGATTTCTTTCTCCTAAATTACTTGAGAAGACTATCCTAGAATAACTGAGAGTTTAAGGAAAAAAGCATTGATTTCTTATCAAACAATAAAGGGAAATTTAACACCGAACTGTTCATCCTCATTTAATGAGAAATCAGATTaatgaatattagtttttaatggtaaataaattaatattttttacagtccgtgacaatcatataaaatttaaatttaattaataaatttggaaatcATGGCCAAAGTCATTTATTATACAGCTTGTTTTTAAATCAGATATCTGTAAAATAGTTACATTTAAACATCTTTAAAGcgaaaacagtatttttttaaatataattacaaaagaagtattcaaataaaattttttttcaataaaactattttttggcaGCTTTCAGCAAATCTCTATCACTAAAAATGGtagtttttaaattgatacaaaatgtttaagattaatacagaaacaaaaaataaaaaagatgtttagGTTAAGGGGGtacaaaaagattaaatgaatGCGATAAAACGTTATTTGATATTTAGTATGATGTTTGGGAAGTGGCAGGAACCAATTTCTGACAGGATATAATGTTTAACTAATCCATTCACTTTTGAAGTGGCAcacaaattagtaattttttttcttatttttatatgaaagcgGTATTTTCCTTGTAAAAAAGTAGTATCTACACtcgttaaattattattctttctgtaaaaatataaatactttccTTTATGCCGTATTTCTATAcgaatataatagtaaaaaatataaacaaatcataaatttcGCTAATCGCTTACTTCGTCGAGTGTTGCttctttaaaagtttaattcGTACTCTTATTATTACTGTACTTTTTCAGTATAGAGTAATCGAGAGAGTACGTAAACTTTCTTGATAAAGCTAAACTTTCTAAGTTTGGGTTTAATATACTATACGCGTACTTGTAAAAGTAAAGGTATGAGGAATAATTCAGCAGTAGATAGGTAAGGCGGTGTTTCACTTTTTAGAATAACCGCTCGCTGTCTGATCGGGCGGTGAACGTGCCATGCCGCCACTGCTGGGAGGGGGCTGGAGTAACAGGCTGTATAGAGGGCAAGCACTTCCCCACCACATCAGCATATATTATGATTTCTCTACAGGTTTATCAATTTAAGGAGTGGATAAAAGAAGCTTTTGTGTAAGAGCGCCTTCATTTGTTGATAGTCGTTCTGTGGTGAAGATGATGAGGGTTACGTGTACGGTAATATGTGTGGTCCTCTGGTCTTCGGGAGTCTTAGGATACCCGACGACGGATGGAGTGAAGGAGACGCAACAATCTTCCTCTATGTTAGAAGATAGCCTCGGAATGGCTTATAGGATGGTTCAAGGATGTGGTGATAAGGATATGATGCTCTGCCTCAAAATGAGAATGTTAACTTACGTTGATCGTGCGCTAAGGAAATCTGACGACATTTCTCTCATCGATGGTATTTCTTTAGTCAGAACCGACACAGAAGAAAATTCTCGTATATTAAACGGCAGAGCGCTGTCCGAAGACGAATTAGACGCTAGCCTTCCGAAGGATGCTGAGAGCCGTGACACCCAAGTGGAAAACATGCTTGTTGACAGAGTAGCTCGTTTCTTGGAAAGCCGTACGCTGCAACTTAAAGTGCCCGAATCTTCaattaatgatatgaaaaaaactCTTGaagaaggtaaattttttaattataaacttaatttatataaacataatgcATTTCGGTAGCAATTGTGaataaattagtgtaattaaaagaaccaaaaaatgtgtttttagtcagcttaattattttttataatagataaataaaaataatgtttgtttaagaCTATTTTTTAGTCACTTCCGTGTTTATACACTAGGGTCTTTACCGACGGAAAGAATTTTACTGAGATttgtaattagtgaaatatttcccGAAATTTAGAATCGAAATATGTGcgattgttcaaaaataattttactttagattttatttgaaatcaatGAGTGATTATTTATTATGGAGATTACGTTTCCGAAAAACGTTCCAGGTTTTTCCTATGAAATTAACATCGGCACTGGTTttgttagaaattataattttttccttcataaatgtaacttttaatataatgtacttacggtcttaatttttcatttactatgtattaaaaaacaaattttgttataacacaataatttttatatcataattacaATGAGAATCTACAGTCAAATGTATTGTCTTAgcaattgttataattaaagaaagaatcgctcttacaaaaagtttaaattgaGATCAATTTTGAGATCATTGAAACCGCttgctaaataattaattatctagtaaacaaattatattccgTTACAAGTCACAAGCGTtaagatattttacttttgaacTCTAAAcagctaaataattaataaaacctcACCgtaacattcattatttatttatatattattatttttaatgagctTACTGCATTAAGGGTCATTTCTATTAAGGTTAACATGCTGTTATTATTtcctgaaagtaattttaaaaattaatattaaaacaaagtttaaacaTTGACATTATCAACttccttaaaaaaagtaatttttttgtcaacTGCAAACCATCctcaatggatttttttaaatatttttgttaaaattaaacagataataaatCTTTGACCTttgcttttttcataaaatgcgTCTTAATTGGAATTTGGTGCGCAAAATTAGAACTTAATACCTCGATAttagaaatttacagaaatacatttttatgataatttcataagaataaaaaagataatccCAGTATTATATCCGCTTAATATtgggaagaataaaatatttcattaaaaatttaaaatctgtgtataagaaaataaactgaTTCATTTTTCAGTTTCGAGAATTTAATAACGTGAGATTTATTTGAAAGTACATACGTATAAGTGCATattaaaaataaggtattttacaACCAATTTCAACAAAACATGCACTAAGCTAACGTAATAGATGATGAAGGTGGAAGAAAGTACTAATGCGAGATGTTTGCATAATAGGACCGTGACAATAGCAGAGAGAGAAAGCGTATAACATTGAATTATTTCTTCCTCTGTATCCCTTGACCTCAGATACAGTCCTTGACCTCACACGTATCTTTCTGTTAAGTTTATTACAGACAATAGTGGCatccttatttaaataattaaatgtaccaAATGTTAATTTTACGGTATAATTGATCTTGAATAAGTAGTTTGAGAATgtattcattaattgaaatttctgaAACAATTGCGATCCTCCGTTAgtaacagttatatttaaaataaatctgtaattgaTTTCTAAGACTTCACTTTACGGTCATAGTTATACGTCAcgcatttcaaattttaaatcgaaataataGGTCAGTCAAATCATTGATCAAACTTACTacaaaaaggtttatataatagcaaaaacacttttgaaataactaataaattataattataattctagaaaaacaagtataattatttttcaggaagCTGAAAACTCTTTATCATGTtgcagattttattaaataaatagaagcaAAGGGAACAGTCAGGAATGGGGTATAAACCAAACCTAAACTAAcacataatcaaaaatattaggattgtttatcgaaaaaaaattagaatttataaaaagaaaacccaACAAGAAACAAGGtcgcaattattttaatttcaaaacttatttcgactaaaatatatttgataagtGCCAAAGCTGTTACGGACATTAATAACCTTAAAGGAATCAAAGCCACTGCCAGTAATATCACAGACATCATGAAGTGTAACAAGCATCCCCGTGTCGGGCTTATTAAGAGATGAGTGAATCGGTTTTCTCCTTCGATTCTTCATTGAAATGAATATAATCTTGCATATCAGCTTGACAGATCCTCCTCGAAATCCAGATGGTACTAAAAATCTGTACCACAAGGCTAGCTGTATACTAAAAGATTATAACTCTTAAAAAAGCTATTGAACTGTTAATCAATTAACTATAatacatcattattaatattattttaactatctATCGAAagataacatattttacaaactGTTATCAAGACATAACAAGATTctcataacaataatttttactgtttgcGTTGCGGAACGTAACGCAAGCGTAATTACATTCAGACGTCTGCATGAAAAAAATGTCAACTTTACTATTACCGGGACATATTTGcctttaagtattaattaaaataatataattaagaaagcttaagaaattaaaagtatattctaataccttttccaaaaaaataatttaactttcgtaCTATTTCAGCTTTTGTAAGACTGTTTATGagcacaattttttatatatgtggttGTGCTTATTTAATTCAGGAAACGAATTACTGTATTTTGtgaaaatagtaagaaaaaacaaacatttaatcaTTTTCGCAAAAATTAAGCTTTACCCATTATATTAAACTGACATATCATCCAAAATGTAATACATTgtgataattataaacataaattattattttttttacttttttcttttaattgttacttgtttgtgcaaatatatatatttttttaattccttttcctTAATCCGTTAATCTTCTTCAATCTAACTTACTTTGAGTTTTCCTAGTGTTCTTTAATCATTGaaatttctttcagatattaGTGAAATCATTTTTTGTGAGTTTTTGCACAGGGTTTGATaagaaaaattgtatgtaattataaACTGCTCttctaagtttaaaatatatttttttttgttttgtagtataTCTTGAACTATATAGCATAGCTCGAACGGTTTGTTGTAATACAAcaacaacttttttataatattaaaatcggATTTGTATACCTTTCATCGTTATATTTATCTACTCATTAATCTACGCCctgttattgatttttaagaatgaattgccactttttctaatatttaagaatatatcaataaaatgtatatttaattttaattcttaatttactttatttcaattttattttcatttgaaagtatTGGTTCtgctgaaaataattatatattacatacatccCAACCGCCGtacgggaagacacccgcctGGTGACGATTCCGGTCTCGCCACACCAGCCCCCGTTCATAGCCATGATAGGCTTTAACGAGGTAATTATATCTTACATAAacgaatttcatgaaaattacgtTGTTCTACACCTTAAATGCgggtaataatacttttttttaatgactcaTTGTTATCgccatgaaaaaaaattggatttatatattttattttcatcggcAATCATTTGGCTAGGTTGATGCTTTTTTCTCTGTGCCAAACCTTTATTCTCGACACACTTACTAAACCctgatatattagttttttacacGGTCCAATATTATTCTTCCTCCGCAACTTTTAGACTATTCAAAGGCAATAGACTATTTCTACACCAAATGAAATAAAGCTGGTAGTCTTAAGGTATGGTCTTCCTTTACCTTTACCTAATTCCTccttaacccaccggcttggtctagtggtgaacgcgtcttcgcaaatcagctgatttggaagtccacagttccagcgttcaggtcctagtaaaggcagttatttttataaggatatgaagactagattgtagataccggtattctttggtgattgggtttcaattaaccacacatctcag belongs to Lycorma delicatula isolate Av1 chromosome 1, ASM4794821v1, whole genome shotgun sequence and includes:
- the LOC142317807 gene encoding LOW QUALITY PROTEIN: uncharacterized protein LOC142317807 (The sequence of the model RefSeq protein was modified relative to this genomic sequence to represent the inferred CDS: inserted 1 base in 1 codon; substituted 1 base at 1 genomic stop codon), encoding MISLQVYQFKEWIKEAFVXERLHLLIVXSVVKMMRVTCTVICVVLWSSGVLGYPTTDGVKETQQSSSMLEDSLGMAYRMVQGCGDKDMMLCLKMRMLTYVDRALRKSDDISLIDGISLVRTDTEENSRILNGRALSEDELDASLPKDAESRDTQVENMLVDRVARFLESRTLQLKVPESSINDMKKTLEEARGKKKNKKMLLPLLLLLKMKAAALIPLALGALALLALKALIVGKLALVLSALIGLQKLLASKNHSSSYEVVAHPHYEEHHGHYARAMQDPHQLAYRAYEPDSKEDKKD